A single region of the Malus sylvestris chromosome 8, drMalSylv7.2, whole genome shotgun sequence genome encodes:
- the LOC126631053 gene encoding phosphoribosylformylglycinamidine cyclo-ligase, chloroplastic/mitochondrial-like isoform X2 yields MVSSLKPNTQLSRCLPTSPRPSFSTPNSAQTQLCTLPPGSHSAAFSSLSMSSSPETSRKTHVLSASKNESGESDRGYDGLTYKGAGVDIDAGAELVRRIKKMAPGIGGFGGLFPFDDKYLVAGTDGVGTKLKLAFDTGIHDTIGIDLVAMSVNDIVTSGAKPLFFLDYYATSRLDVDLAEKVVKGIVDGCQQSDCVLLGGETAEMPGFYADGEYDLSGFAVGVVEKDAVIDGKNIVAGDVLVGLASSGVHSNGFSLVRRVLAHRGLSLKDQLPGEDITLGEALMVPTVIYVKQVLDIISKGGVKGIAHITGGGFTDNIPRVFPKGLGAVIYNGSWEVPAVFKWIQEAGRIEEAEMMRTFNMGVGMVLVVSREAAHRILEDANGANKAYRIGEVVCGEGVSYS; encoded by the exons ATGGTCTCCTCCTTGAAACCAAACACTCAGCTCTCTCGCTGCTTGCCCACTTCGCCCAGACCCTCTTTCTCCACCCCCAACTCCGCCCAAACCCAACTATGCACGCTCCCACCTGGGTCTCACTCCGCCGCCTTCTCCTCCCTGTCCATGTCTTCCTCCCCCGAAACTTCCCGGAAAACCCACGTGCTTTCAGCCTCCAAAAACGAGTCCGGAGAAAGTGACAGAGGGTATGACGGTCTGACGTATAAGGGCGCCGGTGTTGATATTGATGCCGGCGCGGAACTTGTTCGGCGAATTAAAAAAATGGCTCCCGGGATTGGAGGTTTTGGGGGTCTTTTCCCTTTCG ATGATAAATACCTTGTTGCCGGCACGGATGGCGTCGGGACGAAGCTTAAGCTTGCTTTCGATACTGGAATTCACGATACCATTGGTATTGATTTG GTTGCTATGAGTGTCAATGATATTGTTACTTCTGGTGCTAAACCGTTATTTTTCCTTGATTACTATGCCACAAGCCGCCTCGATGTTGATCTTGCTGAAAAG GTTGTAAAGGGTATTGTCGATGGTTGCCAACAATCTGACTGTGTTCTTTTAGGTGGAGAG ACTGCAGAGATGCCAGGATTTTACGCAGATGGTGAGTATGACCTCAGTGGTTTTGCTGTTGGAGTTGTGGAAAAAGATGCAGTGATTGATGGGAAAAACATTGTGGCTGGAGATGTTCTCGTTGGCCTAGCCTCCAGTGGGGTTCATTCTAATGGTTTTTCTCTCGTAAGAAG GGTTCTGGCTCACAGAGGTCTTTCTCTGAAGGATCAGTTACCCGGAGAAGATATTAcattaggtgaagctttgatggtccCAACTGTGATATACGTTAAGCAG GTCCTTGACATAATCAGCAAGGGAGGTGTAAAGGGGATAGCCCACATCACAGGGGGTGGTTTCACAGACAATATACCTCGAGTGTTTCCTAAGGGCCTCGGCGCTGTCATCTATAATGGTTCTTGGGAAGTCCCAGCTGTTTTCAAATGGATCCAAGAG GCTGGAAGAATAGAAGAGGCCGAGATGATGCGAACGTTTAACATGGGTGTTGGGATGGTTCTTGTTGTGAGTCGAGAGGCAGCTCATAGAATACTTGAGGATGCAAACGGAGCAAATAAAGCTTACCGCATTGGTGAGGTTGTATGTGGTGAAGGAGTTAGTTACAGTTGA
- the LOC126631053 gene encoding phosphoribosylformylglycinamidine cyclo-ligase, chloroplastic/mitochondrial-like isoform X1, which yields MVSSLKPNTQLSRCLPTSPRPSFSTPNSAQTQLCTLPPGSHSAAFSSLSMSSSPETSRKTHVLSASKNESGESDRGYDGLTYKGAGVDIDAGAELVRRIKKMAPGIGGFGGLFPFDDKYLVAGTDGVGTKLKLAFDTGIHDTIGIDLVMLILFSNELSCGTQCVIDWLLNVLINLDSQVAMSVNDIVTSGAKPLFFLDYYATSRLDVDLAEKVVKGIVDGCQQSDCVLLGGETAEMPGFYADGEYDLSGFAVGVVEKDAVIDGKNIVAGDVLVGLASSGVHSNGFSLVRRVLAHRGLSLKDQLPGEDITLGEALMVPTVIYVKQVLDIISKGGVKGIAHITGGGFTDNIPRVFPKGLGAVIYNGSWEVPAVFKWIQEAGRIEEAEMMRTFNMGVGMVLVVSREAAHRILEDANGANKAYRIGEVVCGEGVSYS from the exons ATGGTCTCCTCCTTGAAACCAAACACTCAGCTCTCTCGCTGCTTGCCCACTTCGCCCAGACCCTCTTTCTCCACCCCCAACTCCGCCCAAACCCAACTATGCACGCTCCCACCTGGGTCTCACTCCGCCGCCTTCTCCTCCCTGTCCATGTCTTCCTCCCCCGAAACTTCCCGGAAAACCCACGTGCTTTCAGCCTCCAAAAACGAGTCCGGAGAAAGTGACAGAGGGTATGACGGTCTGACGTATAAGGGCGCCGGTGTTGATATTGATGCCGGCGCGGAACTTGTTCGGCGAATTAAAAAAATGGCTCCCGGGATTGGAGGTTTTGGGGGTCTTTTCCCTTTCG ATGATAAATACCTTGTTGCCGGCACGGATGGCGTCGGGACGAAGCTTAAGCTTGCTTTCGATACTGGAATTCACGATACCATTGGTATTGATTTGGTAATGctgattttgttttcaaatgaATTGTCATGTGGTACACAATGTGTCATCGATTGGTTACTTAATGTGCTAATCAATCTTGATTCGCAGGTTGCTATGAGTGTCAATGATATTGTTACTTCTGGTGCTAAACCGTTATTTTTCCTTGATTACTATGCCACAAGCCGCCTCGATGTTGATCTTGCTGAAAAG GTTGTAAAGGGTATTGTCGATGGTTGCCAACAATCTGACTGTGTTCTTTTAGGTGGAGAG ACTGCAGAGATGCCAGGATTTTACGCAGATGGTGAGTATGACCTCAGTGGTTTTGCTGTTGGAGTTGTGGAAAAAGATGCAGTGATTGATGGGAAAAACATTGTGGCTGGAGATGTTCTCGTTGGCCTAGCCTCCAGTGGGGTTCATTCTAATGGTTTTTCTCTCGTAAGAAG GGTTCTGGCTCACAGAGGTCTTTCTCTGAAGGATCAGTTACCCGGAGAAGATATTAcattaggtgaagctttgatggtccCAACTGTGATATACGTTAAGCAG GTCCTTGACATAATCAGCAAGGGAGGTGTAAAGGGGATAGCCCACATCACAGGGGGTGGTTTCACAGACAATATACCTCGAGTGTTTCCTAAGGGCCTCGGCGCTGTCATCTATAATGGTTCTTGGGAAGTCCCAGCTGTTTTCAAATGGATCCAAGAG GCTGGAAGAATAGAAGAGGCCGAGATGATGCGAACGTTTAACATGGGTGTTGGGATGGTTCTTGTTGTGAGTCGAGAGGCAGCTCATAGAATACTTGAGGATGCAAACGGAGCAAATAAAGCTTACCGCATTGGTGAGGTTGTATGTGGTGAAGGAGTTAGTTACAGTTGA